From one Pseudoliparis swirei isolate HS2019 ecotype Mariana Trench chromosome 5, NWPU_hadal_v1, whole genome shotgun sequence genomic stretch:
- the LOC130194374 gene encoding E3 ubiquitin-protein ligase RNF126-like, with the protein MAEAPLWPSRFFCHRCSAEISPRLPEYTCPRCDSGFIEELLEERRADNVSTSAISSGPQNQQPFENPDQQLFTFPSGYGQFALGVFDDRFDFGAGQGVEDNRDAENRRERETASRQRYGARQPRSRHGSRRQAGRQEGVPTLEGIIQQLVNGIIAPTAMPNIGVGPWGVLHSNPMDYAWGANGLDAIITQLLNQFENTGPPPADRDKIKTLPTVQITEEHVVSGLECPVCKEDYSVGENVRQLPCNHMFHNDCIVPWLEQHDTCPVCRKSLCGQNTATNPPELSGMNFTSSSSSSSASSSSSTPQSSSSASNENSTDNS; encoded by the exons ATGGCGGAAGCTCCTCTATGGCCCAGCCGGTTCTTCTGCCACAGATGCTCCGCGGAGATTAGTCCTCGGCTTCCC GAGTATACATGTCCGAGATGTGACTCTGGGTTTATCGAGGAACTGCTGGAGGAGAGACG CGCTGACAACGTCTCCACGTCTGCCATCTCCAGCGGGCCCCAGAACCAGCAACCATTTGAG AATCCGGACCAGCAATTGTTCACATTCCCTTCTGGCTACGGCCAGTTTGCCCTGGGCGTCTTTGACGACCGCTTCGACTTCGGGGCCGGACAGGGAGTGGAGGACAACAGGGACGCTGAAAACAGGCGAGAAAGGGAAACGGCGTCGCGGCAACGGTACGGCGCCAGGCAACCGAGGAGTCGTCATGGTTCGAGGCGGCAAGCGGGGAGGCAGGAGGGAGTTCCGACCCTCGAGGG AATCATCCAGCAACTAGTGAATGGAATCATTGCACCCACTGCAATGCCAAATATCGGTGTTGGACCCTG GGGTGTTCTTCACTCTAATCCTATGGATTATGCCTGGGGGGCTAATGGACTAGACGCAATTATAACTCAG CTATTAAACCAGTTTGAGAACACGGGGCCTCCGCCCGCCGATAGggataaaataaaaactcttcCTACAGTACAAATTACAGAGGAGCACGTTG TTTCAGGACTGGAATGTCCAGTGTGTAAAGAAGATTACAGTGTCGGAGAAAATGTGAGGCAGCTCCCGTGCAATCACATGTTCCACAATGATTGCATAGTCCCGTGGCTGGAACAG CATGACACGTGTCCAGTGTGCAGGAAAAGCTTGTGTGGACAGAACACGGCGACGAACCCTCCAGAACTCTCAGGGATGAActttacctcctcctcctcctcttcctccgcctcctcatcttcctcgacTCCTCAGTCCTCGAGTTCGGCCAGCAACGAGAATTCCACTGATAACTCCTAG
- the fstl3 gene encoding follistatin-related protein 3, producing MICLVPVFGLILTLYQIGKNPASAGMCWLQQSQNQRCDMVLMRGVTREECCAGGRLDTAWSNSSLPMNEVSLLGFLGIVSCKPCKDTCEGARCSPGKVCRMKAGRPQCVCSPDCAHITRKHAVCGSDGRSYKDECSLLTARCMGHPDLEVMYQGECKKSCSNVVCPGAHTCVTDQTNSAHCVMCRAAPCPIPMPSEQPLCGNDSVTYPSACHLRRATCFLGRSIGVRHFSHCNNPPRKAQHFDGSEENAV from the exons ATGATCTGTCTCGTCCCTGTTTTTGGGCTGATTCTCACTTTGTATCAGATCGGAAAGAATCCTGCTAGCG CTGGGATGTGCTGGCTGCAGCAGAGTCAAAACCAAAGGTGCGACATGGTGCTGATGAGAGGGGTGACCCGGGAGGAGTGCTGTGCCGGCGGCCGCCTGGACACAGCGTGGTCCAACAGCAGCCTGCCCATGAATGaggtcagcctgctgggctTCCTGGGAATCGTCTCCTGTAAACCCTGCAAAG ACACCTGCGAGGGCGCGCGCTGCAGCCCCGGGAAGGTGTGCAGAATGAAGGCGGGGCGGCCCCAGTGCGTGTGCTCCCCGGACTGCGCTCACATCACCCGGAAGCACGCGGTGTGCGGCAGCGACGGGAGGTCGTACAAGGACGAGTGCTCCCTGCTGACGGCGCGGTGCATGGGCCACCCGGACCTGGAGGTCATGTACCAAGGAGAGTGCAAAA AGTCCTGCTCCAACGTGGTGTGTCCCGGCGCGCACACCTGCGTGACCGACCAGACCAACAGCGCCCACTGCGTCATGTGCCGCGCGGCGCCGTGTCCGATCCCCATGCCGTCCGAGCAGCCGCTGTGCGGCAACGACAGCGTCACGTACCCGAGCGCCTGCCACCTCCGCCGGGCCACCTGCTTCCTCGGCCGCTCCATAGGAGTCCGCCACTTCAGCCACTGCAACA ATCCTCCTCGGAAAGCTCAGCACTTCGATGGCAGCGAGGAAAACGCGGTCTAG